In Peromyscus maniculatus bairdii isolate BWxNUB_F1_BW_parent chromosome 9, HU_Pman_BW_mat_3.1, whole genome shotgun sequence, one genomic interval encodes:
- the Vdac2 gene encoding non-selective voltage-gated ion channel VDAC2, translating to MADCCVPTCPRPMCIPPCYADLGKAARDIFNKGFGFGLVKLDVKTKSCSGVEFSTSGSSNTDTGKVSGTLETKYKWCEYGLTFTEKWNTDNTLGTEIAIEDQICQGLKLTFDTTFSPNTGKKSGKIKSAYKRECINLGCDVDFDFAGPAIHGSAVFGYEGWLAGYQMTFDSAKSKLTRSNFAVGYRTGDFQLHTNVNNGTEFGGSIYQKVCEDFDTSVNLAWTSGTNCTRFGIAAKYQLDPTASISAKVNNSSLIGVGYTQTLRPGVKLTLSALVDGKSFNAGGHKLGLALELEA from the exons ATGGCGGACTGTTGTGTACCGACATGCCCAAGGC CAATGTGTATCCCTCCATGCTATGCTGACCTTGGCAAAGCTGCCAGAGATATTTTCAACAAAGGATTTG GCTTTGGGTTGGTAAAGCTGGATGTGAAAACGAAGTCATGCAGTGGCGTG GAATTTTCAACATCTGGTTCATCTAATACGGACACTGGTAAAGTCAGTGGGACCTTGGAGACCAAATACAAGTGGTGTGAGTATGGTCTGACTTTCACAGAGAAATGGAACACCGATAACACTCTGGGGACAGAGATTGCAATTGAAGACCAG ATCTGTCAAGGTTTGAAGCTGACATTTGATACCACCTTTTCACCGAACACAGG aaagaaaagtgGTAAAATCAAGTCTGCTTACAAGAGGGAGTGTATAAACCTTGGCTGTGATGTTGACTTTGACTTTGCCGGACCTGCCATCCATGGCTCGGCTGTCTTTGGTTACGAGGGCTGGCTTGCTGGGTACCAGATGACCTTTGACAGTGCCAAGTCAAAGCTGACAAGGAGTAACTTTGCAGTAGGCTACAGGACTGGGGACTTCCAGCTACATACTAATGT CAATAATGGGACAGAATTTGGAGGATCAATTTATCAGAAAGTATGTGAAGATTTTGACACTTCAGTAAACCTTGCGTGGACATCAGGCACCAACTGCACTCGATTTGGGATTGCAGCTAAATACCAGTTGGACCCCACTGCTTCCATTTCT GCAAAGGTCAACAACTCTAGTTTAATTGGAGTGGGCTATACTCAGACTCTGAGGCCTG GTGTGAAGCTTACTCTGTCTGCTCTGGTAGACGGGAAGAGCTTTAATGCTGGAGGCCACAAACTCGGGcttgccttggaactggaggctTAA